In Osmerus eperlanus chromosome 17, fOsmEpe2.1, whole genome shotgun sequence, a single genomic region encodes these proteins:
- the lta4h gene encoding leukotriene A-4 hydrolase, whose translation MASASDPCSFSSISKCLTKHLNLTYNVDFESHVLKSKVALTIEVLEDNFSSLTLDTKDLKISKVTANGQAAKFALGPKHSYMGTPLEITLPFDLSRGQHVIVEVTYDTAPTASALQWLTPAQTAGKKHPYLFSQCQANHCRSMVPCQDSPSVKHTYYAQVSVPKELVAVMSAVRDGQVPDPQDNSRVIYRFRQPVPMPSYLIAIVVGALESREIGPRSRVWSEKEFVDQAAFEFSETETMLKTAEDLAGPYVWGHYDILVLPPSFPYGGMENPCLTFATPTLLAGDRSLSNVIAHEISHSWTGNLVTNKTWEHFWLNEGHTVYLERMIGRCMESEQFRQFKAIGGWKDLQEAVNTFGANNPLTNLVPDLKEVDPDDAFSSVPYEKGFALLYHLEELLGGPEVFMAFVKSYIQMFAYSSVTTEEWKNYLFTYFKDKVDILNKVDWNAWMRTPGMPPFKPQYDTTMADACIALCQRWVKAKEGDLAGFSGADLKILSSHQLIEFLSLLLQEEPLPLTHVKRMQEVYNLNTYNNSEIRFRWLRLCVKSRWEEQVPLALKMATDQGRMKFTRPLFRDVFGFGKFRDEAVRVFQAHRAAMHPVTAGLVAKDLKLDVGNSTSF comes from the exons ATGGCTTCAGCTTCAGacccctgctccttctcctccatctccaaatGCCTTACGAAGCACCTGAATCTCACTTACAATGTTGACTTTGAAAGCCATGTACTTAAGTCGAAGGTTGCACTAACAATAGAAGTTTTGGAGGATAATTTTTCGTCTCTG ACATTAGACACTAAAGATCTGAAGATCTCCAAGGTAACAGCTAATGGACAGGCAGCCAAGTTTGCTTTGGGACCCAAGCACAGCTACATGGGGACTCCTCTGGAGATTACTTTACCCTTTGACCTCTCCAG gggGCAGCATGTGATTGTGGAGGTGACCTACGACACGGCTCCCACTGCCTCCGCTCTGCAGTGGCTCACTCCTGCACAGACCGCTGGGAAGAAACATCCCTACCTCTTCAGCCAGTGCCAG GCCAACCACTGCAGAAGCATGGTCCCCTGTCAGGACAGTCCCTCAGTGAAGCACACCTATTatgctcag gtatcTGTCCCCAAGGAGCTGGTTGCAGTCATGAgtgctgttcgtgacggtcaggtCCCTGACCCCCAGGATAACAGCAGAGTCATCTACCGCTTCAGACAACCA GTGCCCATGCCCTCCTATCTCATTGCCATTGTGGTGGGAGCTCTGGAGAGCAG AGAGATTGGCCCCAGGTCTCGTGTTTGGTCTGAGAAGGAGTTTGTGGACCAGGCAGCTTTTGAGTTCTCCGAG ACTGAGACCATGTTGAAAACAGCGGAGGATTTGGCTGGGCCCTATGTGTGGGGACATTATGACATCCTGGTCCTGCCCCCTTCCTTCCCCTACGGGGGCATGGAGAACCCCTGTCTCACCTTCGCCACCCCTACCCTGCTG GCTGGAGACAGGTCCTTATCGAAT gtgaTAGCCCATGAGATCTCACACAGCTGGACTGGCAACCTTGTGACCAATAAGACCTGGGAGCACTTCTG GCTGAACGAGGGGCACACTGTCTACCTGGAGAGGATGATTGGCAGGTGTATGGAGAGTGAGCAGTTTAGGCAGTTCAAAGCCATCGGGGGCTGGAAGGACCTGCAGGAAGCA GTGAACACGTTTGGAGCCAACAATCCTCTGACCAACCTGGTGCCCGACCTGAAAGAGGTGGACCCCGATGATGCCTTCTCTTCGGTCCCCTACGAGAAAGGCTTTGCTCTCCTCTATCACCTGGAGGAACTCTTGGGCGGGCCGG AGGTGTTCATGGCATTCGTCAAGTCCTACATCCAGATGTTCGCCTACAGCAGTGTCACCACAGAGGAGTGGAAGAACTACCTGTTCACTTACTTCAAGGACAAG GTGGACATTCTGAACAAAGTAGACTGGAACGCTTGGATGCGCACCCCTGGCATGCCCCCCTTCAAACCACA GTATGACACCACCATGGCTGATGCCTGCATTGCTCTCTGCCAGAGATGGGTCAAG gcCAAAGAGGGAGATCTGGCTGGTTTCAGTGGTGCAGACCTGAAGATTCTCTCCTCCCACCAACTCATTGAGTTCCTGTCTCTTCTCCTGCAGGAA gagcccctccccctgacccatgTGAAGAGAATGCAGGAAGTGTACAACTTAAACACCTACAACAACTCTGAGATCCGCTTCAG ATGGCTCCGCCTGTGTGTGAAGTCCAGATGGGAGGAGCAGGTCCCCTTGGCGCTGAAGATGGCGACGGATCAGGGGAGGATGAAGTTCACACGGCCGCTCTTCAG gGACGTGTTCGGCTTTGGCAAGTTCCGGGACGAGGCTGTGCGGGTGTTCCAGGCTCACCGGGCAGCCATGCACCCGGTAACGGCCGGTCTGGTGGCCAAAGATCTCAAGCTGGATGTCGGCAACAGCACCAGCTTCTAA
- the dennd6b gene encoding protein DENND6B isoform X1 has product MDPFDNSESQQTETENAAENADSRLPWARFSSWLECVCVVTFDLELGQAIELVYPQDVKLTEKEKTSICYLSFPDSYSGCLGDTQFSFRLRQSVGRSSSWFGEEDAYNRDAPVTLQRELAHFYGYVYFRQVKDTSVKRGYFQKSLVLVSRLPYVHFFQNLLQIIAPEYFEKLEPCLEAVCNELDQWPSPVPGLTLNLPVMGVVLQVKYMAMLECTVHWVCAYVTRFSVTCMNSFQVRIPSKNDKQGGSPVKQALKENLLPAPMMLPTIHELDLFKCFQSVLIHLQMLWELMLLGEPIVVMAPSPAVSSETVLALVSSISPLRYCCDFRPYFTIHDNEFKEYTTRTQAPPNVTLGVTNPFFIKTFQCWPHIVRIGELKMSGDLPKQVKAKKLAKLKTLDTKPGIYTAYKTFLHKDKSLLKRLLKGIQRKRPSEVQSAILRRHLLELTQSFIIPLERYLASLMPLHRSVSPWKTPPQIRPFSQEEFISTLDHAGPQLTSVLKGDWMGLYRRFFRSPNFDGWYRLRHREMTQKLECIHLEVICDADLLGWTKDKSEVEIVDLILKLREKLLKASRQQLPVKEGVLEKLEEYILTVISSLPEDLQTVLYRH; this is encoded by the exons ATGGACCCATTTGACAACTCTGAATCTCAACAAACTGAGACGGAGAATGCAGCAGAAAATGCAGATTCGCGTTTGCCATGGGCCCGGTTTTCGTCGTGGCTGGAGTGTGTCTGCGTCGTTACCTTCGACCTCGAGCTCGGACAAGCCATTGAG CTGGTGTATCCACAGGACGTGAAACTAACCGAGAAGGAG AAAACCAGCATTTGCTACCTATCCTTCCCCGATTCTTACTCAG GATGCCTTGGAGACACCCAGTTCAGCTTCAGGCTACGTCAGTCCGTGGGTCGCAGCAGTTCCTGGTTTGGAGAGGAGGATGCATACAACAGGGATGCACCTGTCACACTACAG AGAGAGCTGGCTCATTTCTATGGTTACGTGTACTTCAGACAAGTCAAGGACACGTCTGTCAAAAGAGGCTATTTTCAGAAG TCACTTGTTCTAGTGTCCAGGCTACCATATGTCCACTTTTTCCAAAACCTACTGCAGATCATAGCACCAGAGTATTTTGAGAAGTTGGAGCCCTGCCTTGAAGCTG TGTGTAATGAGCTCGACCAATGGCCTTCTCCAGTGCCGGGACTCACACTAAATCTACCTGTGATGGGTGTGGTTTTGCAGGTAAAATACATGGCCATGCTTGAATGTACTGTACATtgggtgtgtgcgtatgtgactAGGTTCAGTGTGACATGTATGAACTCCTTTCAGGTTAGGATTCCCTCAAAGAATGACAAGCAAGGAGGAAGCCCAGTAAAGCAGGCCTTGAAAGAG AATCTCTTACCAGCCCCAATGATGCTGCCCACCATACATGAGCTGGATCTGTTCAA GTGTTTCCAGTCAGTCCTTATCCACCTGCAGATGCTGTGggagctcatgctgcttggggAGCCCATTGTTGTTATGGCGCCATCTCCCGCGGTCTCCTCGGAAACCGTGCTGGCTTTGGTGAG CTCGATTTCTCCGCTGAGGTATTGCTGTGACTTCCGGCCTTATTTTACCATTCATGACAATGAGTTTAAGGAGTATACCACCAGGACACAAGCACC GCCTAATGTGACCCTAGGTGTCACCAATCCCTTCTTCATTAAGACCTTCCAGTGCTGGCCCCATATTGTACGCATTGGTGAACTCAAGATGTCTG GTGACTTGCCTAAGCAGGTAAAGGCAAAGAAACTAGCTAAGCTGAAAACATTGGACACTAAGCCAG GTATTTACACAGCATATAAAACATTCCTTCACAAAGACAAGTCCCTCCTCAAAAGACTCTTGAAG GGGATCCAGAGGAAGAGGCCATCAGAGGTTCAGAGCGCCATCTTGAGGAGACATCTGTTAGAACTCACTCAGAGCTTCATCATACCACTG GAGCGATACCTGGCCAGCCTGATGCCCCTGCACAGGTCTGTCTCCCCCTGGAAG ACACCTCCTCAGATCCGACCCTTTAGTCAGGAGGAGTTCATTTCAACTCTTGACCACGCTGGACCCCAGCTCACCTCTGTGCTCAAAGGGGATTGGATGGGCCTGTACAG GAGATTCTTTAGGTCACCCAACTTTGACGGCTGGTATCGCCTTCGACACAGAGAGATGACCCAGAAACTAGAGTGTATCCATCTGGAGGTCATCTGCGATGCT GACCTGCTGGGTTGGACTAAAGACAAGTCAGAAGTGGAGATTGTGGATCTGATTCTGAAGCTGAGAGAGAAACTG TTGAAGGCTTCCAGGCAGCAGCTACCAGTGAAGGAGGGGGTCctggagaagctggaggagtACATCCTGACTGTCATCAGCTCTCTACCAGAGGATCTGCAGACTGTATTATAcaggcactga
- the LOC134037573 gene encoding ADP-ribosylation factor 4, which translates to MGLTISSLFSRLFGKKQMRILMVGLDAAGKTTILYKLKLGEIVTTIPTIGFNVETVEYKNICFTVWDVGGQDKIRPLWRHYFQNTQGLIFVVDSNDRERVAESAEELSKMLQEDELREAVLLVFANKQDLPNAMAVSDLTDKLGLQSLRSRTWHVQATCATQGTGLYEGLDWLSNELSKR; encoded by the exons ATGGGGCTGACAATTTCGTCGCTATTTTCCAGACTTTTCGGCAAGAAACAGATGAGAATACTTATGG TTGGTTTGGACGCTGCTGGAAAGACCACTATCCTCTACAAACTGAAGCTTGGCGAAATTGTAACCACTATTCCAACCATCG GCTTTAATGTGGAGACAGTTGAGTACAAGAACATCTGCTTTACCGTGTGGGATGTTGGCGGTCAGGATAAGATCCGGCCCCTGTGGAGGCACTACTTCCAgaacacacag GGCCTTATCTTCGTAGTCGATAgcaacgacagagagagagtagcaGAGTCGGCAGAAGAGTTGTCGAAAATG CTGCAAGAAGATGAGCTGAGAGAGGCAGTGTTGCTGGTATTTGCCAACAAACAGGATCTTCCCAACGCCATGGCAGTGAGCGACCTCACAGACAAACTGGGCCTGCAGAGCTTGCGCAGCAGAACT TGGCATGTGCAGGCTACCTGTGCTACCCAAGGCACAGGACTTTACGAGGGACTGGACTGGCTATCCAACGAGCTGTCAAAACGCTAA
- the gcc1 gene encoding GRIP and coiled-coil domain-containing protein 1 yields MEKFGMTFGGGPSKKELLDTIDGQKKQLIQYQTRFKDVVRAYKSLLKEKEALEASLKVLTVSQEVDLSQRNEDGSLSAGFEHPVPPDLADDHCSLHSEDSLDTAASAETATSINSGSTKGDQAEEEPSSSGAEVGASGPGGPSMSTRSEEASGSESGISSSSSASSEQQSSAPSTSTEADRRVLQLKTQLTTLTSSLATVTQEKSRMEASFQADKRKMKQEFDELQGRLEEARRQHEAEIQALQDQLAESKARVITQQHEREQEQGDHALMLRELQKLLQEERGQRQDAELKLEDAREALMETTQAADRGLDYEARLKEVIQEREEIKRSLQAAEVEKSKPDPRVDELQQEMAELKSHFHQQLQQEIKKASQAEECVRELAQAEEGRVASLEERVSELSELLGACERARQKDQQTTHRLRERILQLDTENKTLAIAASNRGSSDLTMDETNLDVNVLKERLEKVKKLLVLASRKSPEQVPDIEKLAQMEGELGTGPGGESSDGEKTSVLYYQQELRQLKEEFERYKVRAQVVLKNKNAKDGSQAKELEEARDQLAELKEKYINLRIHSDESEAKHRRELEERQQGVATLQQSRKQELEKTEVQHRESLLRLEGELHRQRDRTMALLAEKDQELEKLRGSAAFSHGLAAQRGRSSSDEKAAADSRAPTDVGSGYSADSTMDDQAQEESDIFAQALRLAMPSEPTLLLYAEQLARKEVEIGCLRRQKRRLEEDLHQMQGKLIANGEKYDEEVAELRDQLDKLLRDRGREGSNLEYLKNVIYKFLTLQDTSGRQQTLTAILTILHFSPQEKQTVFKLQGQSWWATAGKR; encoded by the exons ATGGAGAAGTTTGGAATGACATTTGGGGGTGGCCCCAGTAAAAAAGAACTACTGGACACCATTGATGGCCAGAAGAAGCAACTGATCCAGTACCAAACCCGCTTTAAGGATGTGGTCAGGGCATACAAGAGCCTACTGAAGGAAAAGGAGGCTCTAGAGGCTAGCCTGAAAGTACTAACTGTGTCCCAGGAGGTTGACCTCAGCCAACGAAATGAAGATGGTTCCCTCAGTGCTGGCTTTGAACACCCTGTGCCCCCTGACCTTGCAGATGACCACTGTTCACTGCACAGTGAGGACAGTCTTGACACTGCAGCGTCCGCAGAAACAGCCACCAGCATCAACAGTGGGAGCACTAAGGGCGACCAGGCTGAAGAGGAGCCGAGCAGCTCCGGAGCAGAGGTGGGAGCCAGCGGCCCTGGAGGCCCCTCCATGTCCACAAGGTCTGAGGAGGCCAGCGGGTCAGAGAGTGGTATTAGCTCCAGCAGCAGTGCAAGCTCTGAGCAGCAGTCATCAGCCCCATCCACCTCCACAGAGGCTGACCGGCGGGTCCTGCAACTGAAGACCCAGCTGACTACCCTCACCAGCTCTCTTGCAACAGTCACTCAGGAAAAGTCCAGGATGGAGGCCTCATTCCAGGCCGATAAGCGTAAAATGAAGCAGGAGTTTGATGAGCtccaggggaggctggaggaggctagGAGGCAGCATGAGGCTGAGATACAGGCACTGCAGGACCAGCTGGCGGAGAGCAAGGCTCGGGTCATCACCCAGCAGCACGAAAGGGAGCAGGAGCAAGGCGACCATGCCCTCATGCTCCGCGAGCTCCAGAAGCTCCTCCAGGAAGAGAGGGGCCAGAGGCAGGATGCTGAGCTTAAGCTGGAGGATGCGAGGGAGGCCCTCATGGAGACCACCCAGGCTGCAGACAGGGGGCTGGATTACGAGGCCAGGCTGAAGGAGGTGATCCAGGAGCGGGAGGAGATCAAGAGGAGCCTGCAAGCGGCAGAAGTGGAGAAAAGCAAGCCTGACCCGCGGGTGGACGAACTGCAGCAGGAGATGGCAGAGCTCAAGAGCCACTTCCATCAGCAGCTACAACAAGAGATAAAAAAG GCATCTCAGGCAGAGGAGTGTGTTCGAGAGCTAGCCCAAGCTGAGGAGGGCCGGGTGGCAAGTTTGGAGGAGAGGGTTTCAGAGCTCTCTGAGCTCCTCGGGGCATGTGAGAGGGCCAGGCAGAAGGACCAGCAGACGACACACAGGCTGAGGGAGCGCATCCTCCAGCTGGACACCGAGAACAAGACCCTGGCCATCGCTGCCTCCAACAGGGGCTCCTCCGACCTGACCATGGACGAGACCAACCTGGATGTGAACGTTCTGAAGGAGCGGCTGGAGAAGGTGAAGAAGCTGCTGGTGCTAGCCTCGCGGAAGAGCCCCGAGCAAGTGCCCGACATCGAGAAGCTGGCTCAGATGGAGGGCGAGCTGGGGACAGGTCCAGGGGGCGAGTCCTCGGACGGTGAGAAAACCTCAGTGCTGTACTACCAGCAAGAGCTGCGTCAGCTGAAGGAGGAATTCGAACGTTACAAGGTACGGGCACAGGTGGTGCTGAAGAACAAGAATGCCAAGGATGGCAGCCAGgccaaggagctggaggaggctcgCGACCAGCTGGCCGAGCTGAAGGAGAAGTACATCAACCTGCGCATCCACAGCGACGAGTCGGAGGCCAAGCACCGCCGGGAGCTGGAGGAGCGTCAGCAGGGCGTAGCAACGCTGCAGCAGAGCCGCaagcaggagctggagaagaccGAAGTCCAGCACAGAGAGAGCCTCCTCAGGCTTGAGGGGGAACTGCACCGGCAGAGGGACCGCACGATGGCCCTGCTGGCGGAGAAGgaccaggagctggagaagctgcGGGGCTCCGCTGCGTTCAGCCACGGCCTCGCCGCACAGCGGGGGCGCAGCAGCAGCGACGAAAAGGCAGCGGCCGACTCGAGAGCGCCAACTGACGTCGGCAGCGGCTACAGCGCCGACTCCACCATGGACGACCAGGCTCAGGAGGAGAGTGACATCTTTGCGCAGGCGTTGAGGCTGGCGATGCCCAGTGAGCCCACTCTGCTGCTGTACGCCGAGCAGCTGGCCCGCAAGGAGGTGGAGATCGGCTGCCTGCGGCGCCAGAAGCGTCGCCTGGAGGAAGACCTGCACCAGATGCAGGGCAAGCTGATCGCCAACGGGGAGAAGTACGACGAGGAGGTAGCCGAGTTGCGGGACCAGCTGGACAAACTTCTGAGGGACCGAGGCAGGGAGGGCTCCAACCTGGAGTACCTCAAGAATGTCATCTACAAGTTCCTGACCCTGCAGGACACCAGTGGGCGTCAGCAGACCCTGACCGCAATCCTGACCATCCTCCACTTCAGCCCACAGGAGAAGCAGACCGTGTTCAAACTACAGGGCCAGTCGTGGTGGGCCACTGCAGGGAAGAGGTAG
- the dennd6b gene encoding protein DENND6B isoform X2 — translation MDPFDNSESQQTETENAAENADSRLPWARFSSWLECVCVVTFDLELGQAIELVYPQDVKLTEKEKTSICYLSFPDSYSGCLGDTQFSFRLRQSVGRSSSWFGEEDAYNRDAPVTLQRELAHFYGYVYFRQVKDTSVKRGYFQKSLVLVSRLPYVHFFQNLLQIIAPEYFEKLEPCLEAVCNELDQWPSPVPGLTLNLPVMGVVLQVRIPSKNDKQGGSPVKQALKENLLPAPMMLPTIHELDLFKCFQSVLIHLQMLWELMLLGEPIVVMAPSPAVSSETVLALVSSISPLRYCCDFRPYFTIHDNEFKEYTTRTQAPPNVTLGVTNPFFIKTFQCWPHIVRIGELKMSGDLPKQVKAKKLAKLKTLDTKPGIYTAYKTFLHKDKSLLKRLLKGIQRKRPSEVQSAILRRHLLELTQSFIIPLERYLASLMPLHRSVSPWKTPPQIRPFSQEEFISTLDHAGPQLTSVLKGDWMGLYRRFFRSPNFDGWYRLRHREMTQKLECIHLEVICDADLLGWTKDKSEVEIVDLILKLREKLLKASRQQLPVKEGVLEKLEEYILTVISSLPEDLQTVLYRH, via the exons ATGGACCCATTTGACAACTCTGAATCTCAACAAACTGAGACGGAGAATGCAGCAGAAAATGCAGATTCGCGTTTGCCATGGGCCCGGTTTTCGTCGTGGCTGGAGTGTGTCTGCGTCGTTACCTTCGACCTCGAGCTCGGACAAGCCATTGAG CTGGTGTATCCACAGGACGTGAAACTAACCGAGAAGGAG AAAACCAGCATTTGCTACCTATCCTTCCCCGATTCTTACTCAG GATGCCTTGGAGACACCCAGTTCAGCTTCAGGCTACGTCAGTCCGTGGGTCGCAGCAGTTCCTGGTTTGGAGAGGAGGATGCATACAACAGGGATGCACCTGTCACACTACAG AGAGAGCTGGCTCATTTCTATGGTTACGTGTACTTCAGACAAGTCAAGGACACGTCTGTCAAAAGAGGCTATTTTCAGAAG TCACTTGTTCTAGTGTCCAGGCTACCATATGTCCACTTTTTCCAAAACCTACTGCAGATCATAGCACCAGAGTATTTTGAGAAGTTGGAGCCCTGCCTTGAAGCTG TGTGTAATGAGCTCGACCAATGGCCTTCTCCAGTGCCGGGACTCACACTAAATCTACCTGTGATGGGTGTGGTTTTGCAG GTTAGGATTCCCTCAAAGAATGACAAGCAAGGAGGAAGCCCAGTAAAGCAGGCCTTGAAAGAG AATCTCTTACCAGCCCCAATGATGCTGCCCACCATACATGAGCTGGATCTGTTCAA GTGTTTCCAGTCAGTCCTTATCCACCTGCAGATGCTGTGggagctcatgctgcttggggAGCCCATTGTTGTTATGGCGCCATCTCCCGCGGTCTCCTCGGAAACCGTGCTGGCTTTGGTGAG CTCGATTTCTCCGCTGAGGTATTGCTGTGACTTCCGGCCTTATTTTACCATTCATGACAATGAGTTTAAGGAGTATACCACCAGGACACAAGCACC GCCTAATGTGACCCTAGGTGTCACCAATCCCTTCTTCATTAAGACCTTCCAGTGCTGGCCCCATATTGTACGCATTGGTGAACTCAAGATGTCTG GTGACTTGCCTAAGCAGGTAAAGGCAAAGAAACTAGCTAAGCTGAAAACATTGGACACTAAGCCAG GTATTTACACAGCATATAAAACATTCCTTCACAAAGACAAGTCCCTCCTCAAAAGACTCTTGAAG GGGATCCAGAGGAAGAGGCCATCAGAGGTTCAGAGCGCCATCTTGAGGAGACATCTGTTAGAACTCACTCAGAGCTTCATCATACCACTG GAGCGATACCTGGCCAGCCTGATGCCCCTGCACAGGTCTGTCTCCCCCTGGAAG ACACCTCCTCAGATCCGACCCTTTAGTCAGGAGGAGTTCATTTCAACTCTTGACCACGCTGGACCCCAGCTCACCTCTGTGCTCAAAGGGGATTGGATGGGCCTGTACAG GAGATTCTTTAGGTCACCCAACTTTGACGGCTGGTATCGCCTTCGACACAGAGAGATGACCCAGAAACTAGAGTGTATCCATCTGGAGGTCATCTGCGATGCT GACCTGCTGGGTTGGACTAAAGACAAGTCAGAAGTGGAGATTGTGGATCTGATTCTGAAGCTGAGAGAGAAACTG TTGAAGGCTTCCAGGCAGCAGCTACCAGTGAAGGAGGGGGTCctggagaagctggaggagtACATCCTGACTGTCATCAGCTCTCTACCAGAGGATCTGCAGACTGTATTATAcaggcactga